In a genomic window of Vespula vulgaris chromosome 13, iyVesVulg1.1, whole genome shotgun sequence:
- the LOC127068463 gene encoding uncharacterized protein C15orf61 homolog isoform X1 — MIAKRSRNVLKAFLLPRTDNRRGIFFQRDKPLASEVLTNYLLQTREPPWTSYFVKYADVVNDQRGMSHFNWSVANSNYHVLRTGCFPYIKYHCTRRPRQDLSTDDKFFKAIKILNLGIPTLMYGLAATFLIRHREIVKTPRGDITIYFLLPEDKGSLY, encoded by the exons ATGATAGCCAAAAGATCGAGAAACGTCCTAAAggcgtttcttcttcctcggaCGGATAATCGAAGgggaatattttttcaaagggACAAGCCACTCGCCTCTGAG GTCCTAACGAATTATCTTCTTCAAACGAGAGAACCACCATGGACCTCGTACTTCGTCAAATACGCCGACGTGGTCAACGATCAGAGGGGCATGTCTCATTTCAATTGGTCCGTAGCTAACAGCAATTATCACGTATTGAGGACTGGCTGTTTTCCTTACATCAAGTATCACTGTACAAGACGACCAAGGCAGGACCTCAGTACCGACGACAAATTCTTCAAGGCGATCAAGATACTTAACCTTG GTATCCCTACTCTGATGTACGGATTAGCTGCGACGTTTCTGATACGACATCGAGAGATCGTAAAAACACCTCGAGGTGACATCACGATTTACTTTTTACTACCGGAGGACAAAGGCTCTCTCTATTGA
- the LOC127068463 gene encoding uncharacterized protein C15orf61 homolog isoform X2, with protein sequence MSHFNWSVANSNYHVLRTGCFPYIKYHCTRRPRQDLSTDDKFFKAIKILNLGIPTLMYGLAATFLIRHREIVKTPRGDITIYFLLPEDKGSLY encoded by the exons ATGTCTCATTTCAATTGGTCCGTAGCTAACAGCAATTATCACGTATTGAGGACTGGCTGTTTTCCTTACATCAAGTATCACTGTACAAGACGACCAAGGCAGGACCTCAGTACCGACGACAAATTCTTCAAGGCGATCAAGATACTTAACCTTG GTATCCCTACTCTGATGTACGGATTAGCTGCGACGTTTCTGATACGACATCGAGAGATCGTAAAAACACCTCGAGGTGACATCACGATTTACTTTTTACTACCGGAGGACAAAGGCTCTCTCTATTGA